ATGCCGGGGCAGAAAGACCGGTTTATCGGCGGTGGACTGAATTACCCGTACGTTGAAGGATTGCGTATAGATGAAGCGATGAACCCGCTGGCGATGATGACGGTCGGCGTTTATGGTAAAGCACTTCCGCCACAAAACGGCGCGCCCATCCGCCTGACCATTCCGTGGAAGTACGGTTTCAAAGGCATCAAATCCATCGTGAACATCAAATTTACTCAAGATGAGCCGCCGACAACCTGGAACCAGATTGCCTCCAACGAATACGGGTTTTACGCCAACGTGAACCCGCATGTGGATCACCCGCGCTGGTCGCAGGCAACGGAACGGTTTATCGGTTCCGGCGGCTTACTCGACGTGCAACGCCAGCCGACATTGCTGTTCAATGGTTATGCCGAGCAGGTAGCATCGATGTATCACGGTATGGATTTACGTAAGTTCTATTAAGGAAGAGGCGGTTCAGTTATGCGTCGTTTAAGCCCTGCCAATATTACCGGGTTGAAAGTGATCATCTATCTTTGCGCCATTTTGCCTTTTTTCTGGATTGTGCTTTCGATTAATCAGGGCGGGTTCAGCGCCGATCCCGCCAAAGATATTCAGCATTTTACCGGTAGGATGACTCTGAAATTTTTGCTGGTGACATTACTGGTCACGCCCGTCGCACGCTATGGCAAACAGCCATTACTGATCCGCACGCGCCGTTTGCTGGGGTTGTGGTGTTTTGCGTGGGGAACCTTGCATCTTCTCAGCTATTCATTCCTGGAGCTTGGGATCAACAATATCCGCCTGCTGGGAAGTGAACTGATATCGCGCCCGTATCTCACCCTCGGTATCATCTGCTGGATCCTGCTGCTGGCACTGGCCTGCACCTCCACCGTGTGGGCACAACGCAAAATGGGATCAACCTGGCAAAAGTTGCACAACTTCATTTATCTCATCGCCATACTTGCGCCGATCCACTACCTTTGGTCGGTAAAAGTGCTGTCGCCACAACCGGTGATTTACGCAATACTTGCCGTCATCTTGCTGGCATTCCGTTATAAAAAATTCCGCCAGTGGCTGCGATAAGCCGTGGAACTTTTGGCCCGGTTGCCCCTCATAATTTCGACAATTGCACCCACGTTGACCGGCCGAGGGTTGATTATCTTCGCTGATAAGACCAGTATTTAGCTGCGAATTGCCACGATATCATTATAATGCCCGACCTCATGCCGAAGAGACGGGCCGATTTGCCGCGAAATAGGTGACAAACCGGTGACATCAGGGTATTTTCTACAATCTTTGTCTAATTGCCGGAGATAGGCTCACAATGGCGCATAAGTTTGACATTTTGCTACTGAACGGTCCTAACCTGAATTTGTTAGGCACCCGTGAGCCTGAAACGTACGGACACACCACGCTCAACGATATTGTTAAAGGTTTGGAAGTGCAGGCTGCTGCTGCTGATGTAGCACTGAGCCATCTGCAATCCAATGCAGAACATGTCCTGATTGAACGTATTCATCAGGCACGCGGAAATGTCGATTTCATCCTGATCAATCCCGCGGCCTTTACCCATACCAGCGTGGCGCTGCGCGATGCATTACTGGGGGTGTCGATTCCGTTTATCGAGATCCATCTGTCGAATGTACATGCCCGCGAAGCGTTCCGGCACCATTCCTATCTTTCCGACATCGCAGTGGGCGTTATTTGCGGACTTGGCGCAGATGGCTACCACTTTGCATTACAGGCAGCGGTTAACCGCTTGTCAAAAACCCACTAATTTCTACGCAAAAAGAGTACGGAATCACACCCATGGATATTCGTAAAATTAAAAAACTGATCGAACTGGTTGAAGAATCAGGCATTTCTGAACTGGAAATTTCTGAAGGCGAAGAATCAGTACGTATCAGCCGTGCTGCACCTGCGCAGGCTTATCCTATGATGCAACAAGCTTACGCTATGCCTGTACAACAACAGCCAGGTCTGGCTGCTGCGGTTGCGCCAGCAGCTGCGCCTGCAGAAGCAGCTCCGGCTGCAATCAGTGGCCATATCGTTCGCTCACCGATGGTAGGCACCTTCTACCGTACGCCAAGCCCGGACGCTAAAGCCTTCATCGAAGTGGGTCAGAAAGTGAACGCCGGTG
This window of the Rahnella aceris genome carries:
- the msrQ gene encoding protein-methionine-sulfoxide reductase heme-binding subunit MsrQ, with translation MRRLSPANITGLKVIIYLCAILPFFWIVLSINQGGFSADPAKDIQHFTGRMTLKFLLVTLLVTPVARYGKQPLLIRTRRLLGLWCFAWGTLHLLSYSFLELGINNIRLLGSELISRPYLTLGIICWILLLALACTSTVWAQRKMGSTWQKLHNFIYLIAILAPIHYLWSVKVLSPQPVIYAILAVILLAFRYKKFRQWLR
- the aroQ gene encoding type II 3-dehydroquinate dehydratase, whose amino-acid sequence is MAHKFDILLLNGPNLNLLGTREPETYGHTTLNDIVKGLEVQAAAADVALSHLQSNAEHVLIERIHQARGNVDFILINPAAFTHTSVALRDALLGVSIPFIEIHLSNVHAREAFRHHSYLSDIAVGVICGLGADGYHFALQAAVNRLSKTH
- the accB gene encoding acetyl-CoA carboxylase biotin carboxyl carrier protein; its protein translation is MDIRKIKKLIELVEESGISELEISEGEESVRISRAAPAQAYPMMQQAYAMPVQQQPGLAAAVAPAAAPAEAAPAAISGHIVRSPMVGTFYRTPSPDAKAFIEVGQKVNAGDTLCIVEAMKMMNQIEADKSGVVKAILVESGQPVEFDEPLVVIE